TATCAAACATCGGACAAGCGAGCAATACGTCCAAGCCAACGGCGCCAGTCACGGCGCTCGCGGATGAGCAACAAAAAGCGAAGGCCGATTCTACATCGAAGGCCGCACGCTCCGCGGATCCTGCGCCCGGTCAACCGCATGTTTTCTGCTTTACGGTCGGGCCGTTTGTGGATGAACGGGCGGCGAGCGAGGCGACATCGTGGCTGGGTCACTTGAACGCGCGTAACTGGACTAGGCAGGACGAGAAGATCACTGCTAAGAGATACTGGATATTCATAGAGCCAGCTGAGCCCGAAAGCGCCGCTCGCGCTATTCTTGAAGATCTTAAGACCAAAGGGGTGGAAGACTATATGCTGTTCAGAGACTCGGCTTCAAAGGGGATAATCTCCCTCGGGTTGTACAGCACCGAAGGATCGCTGGAGATACGACGGTCAGAACTGCGGAAGAAAGGATTCGACCCGAGCGTTCGCCCGCGTCACAAAGTCGTAAAACAGCACTGGGTCGATTCCATGGCGAGCGAGAACCCCTCGATTCGGCGGCAGCTAAAAGAGAAGTTCGGCGCTCAGTGGTTGGCAAGAGATTGCGCTGAGCTGCAGGCCAACCTGCGAGACTAAATCAGCTTCCGTGTTCCGATTCTCGCGGCATCCTTCGCCAAACGTTATATATATATCAGGTATTTCTCGCGGGAGCTATCGGTATGCGAGTCGCGGTGCGGCGGGAAATATATCGTAAACGCGAGATAAGGACATTCCGAGCTGTTGCAGCGCTTGCTCCAGATCGGGGCCGGAATAGCGGTATTTCTGAAGCACTGCATAGGCTTCGGCAAGGAGATTACCGTAGTATAAAGTGCGTGCGAGTGACGACATCTCACCCGCAGCGCTGGCGGACGCCTGATCTTCGAGTGCCTGCACGTATACCTGAGGAAAATTCCAATATTCTGCAACGAATCGCGACAGTTTAAACGCATATTGCCGTACGATTTGAGCAACCACTGCGGCGCGCGGAGAAACGGACGAACCGGTGGCCCGGAACGCAACGCATAGAAGCTTGAATATTACCAACTTGCCAACGTCGTGGGTCAGTCCGATAAAAGCCGCATCATTCGCATCCACTTGGTTTTCGTATGCCAACTCGGCACATGCTTGCGCACAATCACGTGCATGGTCCCACAGAGGTTTGCCAATCAGTTGAACGAATATCGGTTTAATTGGAATAGTGGGCCGAAGCAATACCTTTGTTAATACCGATCTTAGCGTGTCCGGCGCAAGTTCTTCTAAGGCTTGATTGAGATTGGAAATCGGTTTCGCGGAGCCCTTGCGCGAGCCCTCGTTTGCAAAACGAATAATTTCCGCCGCCACCGCGGGATCTTGCATGGCGAAGGGATAAACACGGCCGACGGTAAATGGCGCTTCGTTGAGCTTGGGAAGAAGCGCGCTTACCGTGGCCGGCATCAGAGGTAAGCTATCTAATGGATATTCACCGTCCAGGACGCTGCGTACTTTTTGTTGCAGATAATGCTCCACGCGGTTGAGTGCCTGATCGGTTTCGCTGTCGGATTCAGTAAAAAGGCCGTTCACGGCTTCGGCCAATTCCTCATAATTGGTGGCAGTGCGCGCTGTGATTTCTCCGGTTGACCCTGTCATCAAGGTACTCCTGCCAGGAATAAGATAGGGATCAACATGGGGTCCAAGAGCGAGCATCAGCATGCTATCGGCGCTGATATTTGGACCTTTAGCAATGGGCGGTTGGATGTTTAAATTTGCTCCCCGGGTAATAGAGCGGGAACCGTGGCGATGCGGTTTTAAATGGGGGAGAAACGCAGGCCTTCCCGTTGGGCGTTCCACGGGATTTCCTCCCCGCTGGCGTAATCGAAGTTGATGAGGGGGTTATTGAGCCTTTACCGCCGCCAATAGATAGACGGCTTCGTTACTAGCAACCTCGGCGCTGCAAGTTGCGCCAGGCGGGAAAAACAAGCAATCGCCGGGACGTAATACCATGGATTGACCGTCAAGTGTGATACGAAGTCGACCACGCAAAACCGCGTGGACCGAATCGATATCGGGGCAATGATCCGAAATCTTGGAATCGGGCTCATATTGATTCGTCCGACCTTGGTAGCCGCGAAGCGCGAGTTTCTTGACGACACCTTCTTCGGACGGTTGTCCGTCGGTACGGTTGTCCCAGCGTTCCAGCATAAAATTTTGTAAAGCTCGATAACATACAACCCGATTGCCGCCCTGAAACCTGGCTTCATAGAGCGCGGTATCG
The Pseudomonadota bacterium DNA segment above includes these coding regions:
- a CDS encoding HDOD domain-containing protein; the encoded protein is MERPTGRPAFLPHLKPHRHGSRSITRGANLNIQPPIAKGPNISADSMLMLALGPHVDPYLIPGRSTLMTGSTGEITARTATNYEELAEAVNGLFTESDSETDQALNRVEHYLQQKVRSVLDGEYPLDSLPLMPATVSALLPKLNEAPFTVGRVYPFAMQDPAVAAEIIRFANEGSRKGSAKPISNLNQALEELAPDTLRSVLTKVLLRPTIPIKPIFVQLIGKPLWDHARDCAQACAELAYENQVDANDAAFIGLTHDVGKLVIFKLLCVAFRATGSSVSPRAAVVAQIVRQYAFKLSRFVAEYWNFPQVYVQALEDQASASAAGEMSSLARTLYYGNLLAEAYAVLQKYRYSGPDLEQALQQLGMSLSRVYDIFPAAPRLAYR